The sequence GCGATTGCGCGGAAAGGCCGCCGGTTTCAAGGCGTGCGAGCAATTCCGGCATGGCCTGCTCGCGCGGGCGCAACAGTACCTGCGCCGGCAGTGCGGCCGCCTCGCCCAGTGCATGCAGGCTGCCGGCGGCGAGCAGGCGGCCCTGGCGCAGGATCAGCGCGCCGTCGATGTGCGGCTCCAGCTCGGCCAGCAGGTGCGAGGAGACCAGCACGCAACGGCCGTCCGCGCGCAGCTCGCCGACGATGCGGTACAGCTCGCGGGTGGCCTGCGGGTCGAGGCCGGTGGTCGGTTCGTCCAGCAGCACCAGTTCGGGCGAGCCGAGCAGCGCCTGCGCCAGGCCCAGGCGCTGGCGCATGCCCTTGGAGTAGGTGCCGACGCGGCGGTCGGCGGCGTGCGCCAGGCCGACGCGCTCCAGCAGCGCCGCTACCTGGCTGCGCGGCGCCTGCTTCAGCCGGGCCAGGTAGTCGAGCAGTTCGCGCCCGCTCAGGCTGGCGTAGAAGGTGGCGCTCTCGGGCAGGTAGCCGATGCGCCGGCGCAACGCGTGCGCGCGCCACGGCGACTGGCCGAGCACCTCGAGGCGGCCGCCGCTGGGCGCGATCAGGCCAAGAATGAGTTTGATCAGCGTGGACTTGCCCGCGCCGTTGTGGCCGAGCAGGCCGATCACCTGGCCGCGCGGCACGCAGGCGGTGACGCCGTCGAGCGCGGCGAGCGCGCCGTAGCGCTTGGCCAGGGCGTCCAGTTCGATGGCGTGGTTCATGGGTTGGGGTCGGAAGTTTTCATCAGCGGGTGGCTGTCCTGCACCGAGGGCGGCGTGAACACCGGGAACGCGCGCTGCACGTAGCGCATCAGCAGCACCGCGGGGCTGGACATCAGGTTGCGTGCGGTGGGGTATTTCCACAGCAGCACGTCGACGCCGTCGTTGGGGCGGAACGGCACGTCGCCGATGCCGTCGGCGTCCAGGTCCCAGCCGAGGTAGTCGCTCCAGAAATTGCCGCGGCCGTGCGCCGACCATTCCTGGGCGAGGTTCTGCACGTACTTCACCTGGATGCGGTTGTCCACGAAGCGGTTGCTCCACAGGCGGTTGTTTTCCGAGCCGGCGGTCACGTGGATGCCGATCTGCGAGTCGGCGACGAGGTTGTCGTGGAAGTCGTTGAACTGCGACAGGTAGACGAACAGGCCCTTGCCCTCGGTACCGTCGATGGTGCCGCCGGCGTCGTCGCTCTGGCCGTTGACGCGGTAGACACGGTTGCCGGCGATCTCGCTGTGCGAGATGTAGTTGAGCAGGAAGCCGTAGGACTTCTCGTCCTCGGAGCTGTTGCCGATCACCTTCAGGTGGTGCGAGGACATCAGCGCGTAGCCGGCCAGGTTGCCGTGGCTGACGTTGTCCAGCAGCAGGTTGTCCTGCGAATACATGTAGTGGATGCCGTAGCGCACGCCGTGCACCACGTTGCGCGCGATGGTGTTGTGCGGGCTGACGTAGACGTAGATGCCGTCGCGCGAATTGGCCACGTCGTTGCTCTCGATGGTGCAGCCGGTGTCGTTCCACAGGTGGATGCCATCGCCGCGATCGGCCACGCGCAGGTTGCGCATGCCGCGAATCACGTTGTGCGCCACGCGCACGTTGGCGGCGCCGTCAAGGTAGACACCGAACAGGCTGTCCTCGATGCGGTTGCCCTCGAGCGTGACCTCGCGTGCGTGGCGCTCGACGAAGATGCCAGCGTTCATCGCGGTGAGGTCGCTGCCGCTGTGGCGCAGGGTCAGGCCGCGCACGGTGACGTTCGACGCGCCGATGCGCACGACATCGCCGCTGCCGCCGCCGTCGAGAATCGCACCGGGCTCGCCAGTCAGGGTGATCGCCTTGTCCAGCTTCAGATGCACGGCATGCACGCCGGCCGGCACGCTGACCGTGGCGCCGGGCGGCGCCGCGGCCACGGCCTGTTCCAGCGACGCGTCCGCGTGTGCCGGCAGTGCCAGCAGCAGGAGCAGGATCGGGATGGCGAGGCAGCGAAGCATGGACATGGCAGCGGACGACCCGGCCGTGCCGCCGCGCGTGCTGCGCGACGGCACGGCACGGCTCAGGCCTCGACCAGCATCCGCCCGCTCATCTCCATGTGCATCGCATGGCAGAAGAACGTGCAGTAGTACCAGAACACCCCCGCCTTGTCGGCGGTGAAGGTGGCCGAGGCGGTGGCGCCGGGGCTGATCTCCATGTTGATGCCGTAGTTGACGATGCAGAAGCCGTGGCTCACGTCCTCCACCGCGTCGATGTTGGTCACCACCACGGTCACCTCGTCGCCCTTCTTCACCTTGAAGCTGCCCATGCCGAAGATCGGCGCAGCCGAGGTCATGTACACGAACACCTTGCGGCCTTCGCGGATGACCTTGCTGTCGGACAGCACGTTGACGCCGTGTTTCTTGGCCATCGCCACCGTCTCGGCGAAGAACGGGTCGTCGCGGTCCCAGCTCTTCTTGACCTTGTCGATCAGCAGCCGGCGGTGCAGCAGGATCACGTCGTGCGGCTCGGCGTAGACCGGGCCGTCGGCGACCAGCTTCATGGTTTCGCCGGAGATGTCGATCAGCTGGTCGTTGTCCGGGTGCAGCGGGCCGGTGGGCAGGAAGCGGTCCTTGGAGAACTTGTTCAGCGACACCAGCCACTTGCCGTCGGCATCGCGGGTCTCGCCCATCGAGGTATGGCAGTGCCCGGGCTGGTAGGCCACGTCGATCTTCTGGCGCAGGTAGTTGACCTTCTTGCCGTCGTGGGCGGCGATCGCGTCGGCGATGTTCCACTTGGCGATCTGGCTGTCGATGAACAGCGTGGTGTAGGCGTTGCCGCGGCCGTCGTAGGCGGTATGCAACGGCCCCAGGCCCAGCTCGGGTTCGGCCACCACCACGTCGCGCGGGTCCTTGAGCTTGCCGGCGAACCAGTCGTCGATGCGGCTCCATTCCATCACGGTGACGGTGGGCGAGAGCTTGCCGTTGGCCACCACGTACTTGCCGTCGGGGCTGGCGTTGATGCCGTGCGGGTTCTTCGGAATCGGGATGTACAGCGTGAACGACGAGCCGTGGCGGCCGTCCAGCACCGGCACCTTGGAGCTGCCGATGGTCTTGAAGTCGCCTTTCTTCACCGCCTCCTCGATGCGCGCGATGTTGAACACCACCGCCCAGTCGCGCTCGGCCTGCATCGTGCTGGGCAGGTCCATGCCCTTTTCGCTGTTGTAGCAGGTGGAGATGGCGTACTTGCCGGCGTAGTCGGCCTCGGTGTTGTCCAGGTTGCCGTCCACCAGCACCTGCCAGGCCACTTCCATGGTGTCGCCGTCGAGCGCGCTGAACATGGTCTGGTACTTGGCCGGGTCTTCCAGGTCGCGGCCGTCGTTCGGTGCCGGAATCAGGAACTCGCCGTTGGCGAACACGTAGCCGGTACGCGGCGCGCGCTGCACGCGCAGGCCGTGGATCGCCTGCACGTTGGGCACGTCGGTGATGCGGTCGGTGCGCATCACGTCGCAGCGGATGCGCGCGACGCGGGTGTGCGCCTTGTCGTTGATGAAGATGTAGCGGCCGTCGTAGTGGCCGTCGGTCTGGCTCATGTGCGGGTGGTGGCAGTCGCCGCCGGGCGGGAAGTTCGGCCCGAGCACGCGCTTGCTCTCGTTGGTGACGCCCCAGCCGATGGTGAAGTCGGGGTTGAACACCGGGATGCGCATCAGCTCGCGCATCGAGGGCACGCCGACCAGGCGCACCTCGCCGGACTGGCCGCCGCTCCAGAAGCCGTAGTACTCGTCGAGCTGGCCGGGTGGCACGTGATCGGAGGCCGCCGCGTGCTCGCCTTGCTCGTGGCGGTCCTCGCCATCATGTCCGGCGGCGGCGCCGGCTGCGCCCGCAGGCTCACCCTTCCTGCCGCAGCCTGCCAACGCCAGTCCCGCCGCGCCGGCGAGGCCGGCCAGCGCGCTGTTCTTCATGAAGTTGCGGCGCGCGGGGTTGCCCGGTTCCGCGGTCTGGCCGGACTGGCCGGTCGGGTTGCTCGATTCGTCGTGCATGGCATTCATCCGTTCGGATCGTGGTGGGTCAGTCGGCGACCTTCGCCGACTCGTGGGTTTCCGGCGTCGCCGCCGGGATGATCGTCAGTACCGGGGTGGGCAGCGGCCGCGCAGCGCGTTCACGCTTCTTGCGGCGCTCCACCAGCGGCGGGCATTTCTGGTCGTTGGCGTAGGTGACCTGGCAGTCCAGGCAGTAGTGGCATTCGTTGAAGTTGATCTGGCCGATCGCGTTGATCGCCTTCACTTCGCACTCGTTCGCACAGATCTGGCAGGGACGGCCGCATTCCTTGCGCCGGCGCAGCCACTCGAACAGGTGCCAGCGGCCGGACACCGCCAGCCCGGCGCCCAGCGGGCACACGTAGCGGCAGTAGAACTTGTTGTTGAACGCCGACACCGCCACCAGTGCCACCGCGTAGAGCACGTAGCTCCAGGAGCGGGCGAAGTGCAGCGTGATCGCGGTCTTGAACGGCTCGATCTCGGCGTAGTGCTCGGCCATGTTGAGCGACTGCAGCGACATCCCGAACAGCACCAGCAGGATGATGTACTTGATCGCCCACAGCCGCTCGTGCAGGTACTGCGGCACCTCGAACTGCGGCACGTGCAGCCGGCGCGCCAGCTTGTTCACCAGCACCTGCAGCGCGCCGAACGGGCACAGCCAGCCGCAGTAGATGCCGCGCCCGAGCAGCAGCAGGGTGGCGGCCACGAACACCCACAGGATGAACACCAGCGGGTCCATCAGGAAGGTGGACCAGTGGAAACCGTGCAGCACCGCCTGGATGAAGGTGAGGATGTTCACCACCGACAGCTGCGCCAGCCCGTACCAGCCAATGAACACCAGCGTGTAGATCAGGAAGCCCACGCGCAGGCGTTCGAGCAGGTGTGGCCGCGTCACGATCCAGTCCTGGAACATCAGGATCAGGGTGAGTACCGACAGTCCCGCCAGCAGCAGCGCGATGTCCAGCCGGCGCCCGTGCCATATCTTCTGCCACAGCGGCGCATCGGCCGGCAGCGCATCGGTATCGGCTTCGGCCGCCGCTTCCGGGCGCGTGGTGTAGGCCGCCGGCATGCGGTAGTCGCGGGTGAAGGTGTGGTAGATGCTTTGCAGTGGGCCGACCTGGCGGTTCACCAGCAGCTGCAGTGTCCACGGCCGGGTCGCGTCGAAGCCGCTGACGCCGTGGCGCACGATGAAGATCGCCTGCTCGGCGAAGGCCGGCTTGCCGCGCAGCGGGGTATCGTTCAATTGCACCAGGTCGGTATCCTTGAACAGCGCCAGCTTGCCGTCCTGCAGCAGGTGCACGCGGTCGAAGATGCCGCCACGCACGTAGCCCACGCCCTTGAACGAGTAGATGCCGTTGGCCATCACCGCGATGGCCGAGTCGCCGGGCTTGAGCTGCTTCATCAGGTCGGCGTGGGCCACTTCACCGAGCAGGTTGCGACCCACCGTGGGCGGGGTGACGTCGGCGAAGTACAGGTCGATGAAGGTGTCCGCGCCGTGGCCGGGCGCCGGCGCGGTGGGGTCGTCGACCAGGCCGCTTTCCGGCTGGCCCTTGAAGGCGTCGGTGATCTCCTGCCGCGCCAGTCGCAGGTGGCCGATCGCGCCGTTGCCGGTCAGTGCCTGCCAGTCGGCCGGCACGAAGTAGTCGGCGCGGACCTGCGCGGCGGCCGCGCCGGTGTCGACCGCGCCGGCGATCAGCTTGCGCGAGGCGGCCACCTTCAGC is a genomic window of Rhodanobacter thiooxydans containing:
- a CDS encoding ABC transporter ATP-binding protein → MNHAIELDALAKRYGALAALDGVTACVPRGQVIGLLGHNGAGKSTLIKLILGLIAPSGGRLEVLGQSPWRAHALRRRIGYLPESATFYASLSGRELLDYLARLKQAPRSQVAALLERVGLAHAADRRVGTYSKGMRQRLGLAQALLGSPELVLLDEPTTGLDPQATRELYRIVGELRADGRCVLVSSHLLAELEPHIDGALILRQGRLLAAGSLHALGEAAALPAQVLLRPREQAMPELLARLETGGLSAQSRPDGRLELQVPRASKLHTLRELLADPAIVDLDVREPTLAQLYDWLGAGPQATAEARA
- a CDS encoding nitrous oxide reductase family maturation protein NosD codes for the protein MSMLRCLAIPILLLLLALPAHADASLEQAVAAAPPGATVSVPAGVHAVHLKLDKAITLTGEPGAILDGGGSGDVVRIGASNVTVRGLTLRHSGSDLTAMNAGIFVERHAREVTLEGNRIEDSLFGVYLDGAANVRVAHNVIRGMRNLRVADRGDGIHLWNDTGCTIESNDVANSRDGIYVYVSPHNTIARNVVHGVRYGIHYMYSQDNLLLDNVSHGNLAGYALMSSHHLKVIGNSSEDEKSYGFLLNYISHSEIAGNRVYRVNGQSDDAGGTIDGTEGKGLFVYLSQFNDFHDNLVADSQIGIHVTAGSENNRLWSNRFVDNRIQVKYVQNLAQEWSAHGRGNFWSDYLGWDLDADGIGDVPFRPNDGVDVLLWKYPTARNLMSSPAVLLMRYVQRAFPVFTPPSVQDSHPLMKTSDPNP
- the nosZ gene encoding TAT-dependent nitrous-oxide reductase: MHDESSNPTGQSGQTAEPGNPARRNFMKNSALAGLAGAAGLALAGCGRKGEPAGAAGAAAGHDGEDRHEQGEHAAASDHVPPGQLDEYYGFWSGGQSGEVRLVGVPSMRELMRIPVFNPDFTIGWGVTNESKRVLGPNFPPGGDCHHPHMSQTDGHYDGRYIFINDKAHTRVARIRCDVMRTDRITDVPNVQAIHGLRVQRAPRTGYVFANGEFLIPAPNDGRDLEDPAKYQTMFSALDGDTMEVAWQVLVDGNLDNTEADYAGKYAISTCYNSEKGMDLPSTMQAERDWAVVFNIARIEEAVKKGDFKTIGSSKVPVLDGRHGSSFTLYIPIPKNPHGINASPDGKYVVANGKLSPTVTVMEWSRIDDWFAGKLKDPRDVVVAEPELGLGPLHTAYDGRGNAYTTLFIDSQIAKWNIADAIAAHDGKKVNYLRQKIDVAYQPGHCHTSMGETRDADGKWLVSLNKFSKDRFLPTGPLHPDNDQLIDISGETMKLVADGPVYAEPHDVILLHRRLLIDKVKKSWDRDDPFFAETVAMAKKHGVNVLSDSKVIREGRKVFVYMTSAAPIFGMGSFKVKKGDEVTVVVTNIDAVEDVSHGFCIVNYGINMEISPGATASATFTADKAGVFWYYCTFFCHAMHMEMSGRMLVEA
- a CDS encoding NosR/NirI family protein, with product MRDARSRSLIARLLLALLLLLPASAALAGIDAKYPQLHQVFPEAEHFGDIEGTPPAAAVYHGDQVIGYVFETVMVAPVPAYSGAPINMLVSIGTDGTIRDVRVLEQHEPILLVGIPVQKLYDFVARYIGHRVDDQIVVGGGSSGSVRIDAISSATVTSMVANETIMNSALKVAASRKLIAGAVDTGAAAAQVRADYFVPADWQALTGNGAIGHLRLARQEITDAFKGQPESGLVDDPTAPAPGHGADTFIDLYFADVTPPTVGRNLLGEVAHADLMKQLKPGDSAIAVMANGIYSFKGVGYVRGGIFDRVHLLQDGKLALFKDTDLVQLNDTPLRGKPAFAEQAIFIVRHGVSGFDATRPWTLQLLVNRQVGPLQSIYHTFTRDYRMPAAYTTRPEAAAEADTDALPADAPLWQKIWHGRRLDIALLLAGLSVLTLILMFQDWIVTRPHLLERLRVGFLIYTLVFIGWYGLAQLSVVNILTFIQAVLHGFHWSTFLMDPLVFILWVFVAATLLLLGRGIYCGWLCPFGALQVLVNKLARRLHVPQFEVPQYLHERLWAIKYIILLVLFGMSLQSLNMAEHYAEIEPFKTAITLHFARSWSYVLYAVALVAVSAFNNKFYCRYVCPLGAGLAVSGRWHLFEWLRRRKECGRPCQICANECEVKAINAIGQINFNECHYCLDCQVTYANDQKCPPLVERRKKRERAARPLPTPVLTIIPAATPETHESAKVAD